One window of the Lytechinus variegatus isolate NC3 chromosome 3, Lvar_3.0, whole genome shotgun sequence genome contains the following:
- the LOC121411207 gene encoding histamine H1 receptor-like: protein MASGLGNIGETYLNIDHASNSPLLFGEEDYSGYSGFPMNESNFNESTVSSGAVKLPLEVIIPIATAMSFVSLITCIGNALVIVAVRTDRRLRTVSNYFILSLAVADLLIGTLVMPLSIIYFVEGQWLLGLIVCQTWLTTDYVTCTASIFNLFILSLDRYWSISSPLKYMKKRTPRRAMLMISLAWCLSCAWIVPVWGWHYFERDGKPRAVPSNECDTEFHANIIFKVLTAILNFYIPLVSMLFVYGKIFYEIKTRSKMCVGQRSSGNKKYSIRHSAHMIPLPVAVDVCPNTPSNEEPEEVEEQNASWIPDFDSLSTSKDTSQEYADQSESCPPNIAAKRIKKGEVDHQLKNISHLTLATMGLAGIVGPSMMGGVPPGQRILKRKRAEKDSLAIKQVKRILPDENNKHRIETIVPMIKEPSISTSSGPGDIQTDGEVIQMKEINGNVSDNKSILRQGETYLCPDRAPNGTTKRRISFTVDSVASKEELEPLRRNSYDERKTTSPKYRGVRYNKESSSPTHLLPTDNVSPDNLSPSRAKPKPQVKNGGIAGRFSFARFSIRHGKTSEFLRDRIRRFSLNKERKAAKQLGIIVSCFITCWLPYFISFMVIAYCPNCVDPNVHYALIWLGYLNSTMNPFIYPMCNSNFRKAFKKIFGITSCRSSTKPKPQTRSMYRRPKNK, encoded by the coding sequence ATGGCGTCTGGATTAGGAAATATAGGCGAAACCTATCTGAACATCGACCATGCTAGTAATTCTCCTCTGCTGTTCGGGGAGGAGGACTACAGTGGTTATTCTGGGTTCCCCATGAACGAGAGCAACTTTAACGAAAGCACGGTGTCATCTGGCGCCGTCAAGCTCCCTCTGGAAGTGATCATACCGATAGCTACTGCCATGTCGTTCGTAAGCCTTATCACATGTATCGGCAACGCCCTTGTAATTGTTGCGGTGCGGACGGACAGAAGACTTCGAACTGTAAGCAATTACTTTATTCTCAGTCTAGCTGTTGCTGACCTACTCATTGGAACCCTCGTGATGCCGCTAAGTATTATCTACTTCGTGGAAGGTCAATGGCTACTTGGACTCATCGTGTGCCAAACATGGTTAACCACCGACTACGTCACCTGTACGGCTTCCATTTTCAATCTATTTATTCTCAGTCTCGATCGGTACTGGTCCATCAGCTCGCCGTTGAAATACATGAAGAAAAGAACGCCACGCCGTGCTATGCTCATGATAAGTTTGGCGTGGTGTCTCTCTTGCGCATGGATCGTACCGGTCTGGGGATGGCATTACTTTGAACGGGATGGAAAACCAAGGGCTGTTCCGTCCAACGAGTGCGACACGGAATTCCATGCAAATATAATATTCAAAGTCCTGACAGCAATACTTAATTTTTACATTCCGCTAGTATCCATGCTATTCGTTTACGGGAAgatattttatgaaatcaaGACAAGATCAAAGATGTGCGTAGGGCAGAGGTCGAGTGGAAATAAGAAGTATTCGATCAGACACTCTGCTCACATGATTCCGTTACCTGTAGCGGTAGATGTTTGTCCAAACACCCCTTCGAATGAGGAGCCAGAAGAAGTGGAAGAACAAAATGCTTCATGGATACCTGACTTCGATTCATTAAGTACGAGTAAAGACACCTCGCAAGAATATGCCGACCAGAGCGAGTCGTGTCCGCCAAACATCGCTGCTAAACGAATAAAGAAAGGAGAGGTTGATCATCAGTTGAAAAATATCTCACATTTAACATTGGCAACAATGGGTCTTGCTGGTATAGTAGGTCCCAGTATGATGGGAGGAGTTCCTCCTGGGCAGCGGATACTTAAGAGAAAAAGAGCAGAAAAAGATTCACTTGCCATTAAACAAGTAAAAAGAATTCTACCTGACGAGAATAACAAACATAGGATAGAAACAATTGTTCCAATGATAAAAGAACCGTCTATTAGTACTTCCAGTGGTCCTGGAGATATCCAGACGGATGGAGAGGTCattcaaatgaaagaaatcaatgGTAATGTATCAGATAATAAGTCTATATTGAGACAAGGAGAAACGTATTTATGTCCCGATCGTGCTCCAAATGGGACGACAAAAAGGAGGATATCATTTACTGTTGATTCTGTCGCATCCAAAGAAGAACTTGAACCATTGCGTAGAAACTCTTACGATGAGAGGAAAACAACAAGTCCAAAGTATAGGGGCGTTAGGTACAACAAAGAGAGTTCAAGTCCTACTCATCTACTTCCAACTGATAATGTCAGCCCGGATAATTTATCTCCTAGTCGAGCAAAACCTAAACCTCAAGTAAAGAACGGTGGAATCGCGGGTCGATTTTCATTTGCAAGATTTAGTATTAGACATGGAAAGACGAGCGAGTTCTTACGGGACCGAATCCGACGTTTCTCGttgaacaaagaaagaaaagctGCTAAGCAATTGGGTATTATTGTCAGTTGTTTCATCACCTGTTGGCTACCGTACTTCATCTCATTCATGGTCATTGCTTACTGTCCAAATTGTGTTGACCCGAATGTTCACTATGCTCTGATATGGCTGGGCTACTTGAACTCAACCATGAATCCCTTTATATATCCAATGTGCAACAGTAACTTTAGGAAAGCCTTCAAGAAAATTTTTGGCATCACTTCCTGTAGATCTTCGACTAAACCCAAACCCCAGACTAGATCAATGTACAGAAGACCGAAAAACAAATAG